One window from the genome of Antricoccus suffuscus encodes:
- a CDS encoding sugar ABC transporter substrate-binding protein, whose product MAAAKADVAKYSKKVTDYPAITTVSGGVASLKGKSIWYVPLGGSLPIFQGFGVGVKQAAEAAGMTVHVCDGQLVPTTEASCLNQAATQGASAVIGGYIDYVDVPTAYDSLITHQIPALIAGEPPSGGKTSSAQIAFYDATKASTQASELAINSVIADSAGNAHILYMGITDTKSTAATANAAKSFTAKSCPGCTFDLVMYNTANLNKVASLASAALISHPNTNYVVVEVDSGEPAVIQGIQSAGFANKVKLTAISGTLPTLQKIASGQPPVQLSDVGSSPVYTGWQWVDAVIRMMKGQTPDFTPPVTRLFTKDNVAGLTLTPDAYASNAWYGPDTFQSTFKKAWGVG is encoded by the coding sequence GTGGCAGCGGCGAAGGCAGATGTCGCTAAGTATTCGAAGAAGGTGACCGACTATCCGGCGATCACAACAGTTTCTGGTGGCGTCGCGAGTCTGAAGGGCAAGTCCATCTGGTATGTACCGCTCGGAGGGTCATTGCCGATCTTCCAGGGATTCGGCGTCGGGGTGAAGCAAGCAGCGGAAGCCGCGGGAATGACGGTCCACGTCTGTGACGGACAATTGGTCCCAACTACCGAGGCCTCTTGTCTGAATCAGGCCGCTACACAGGGTGCGTCTGCCGTTATAGGTGGGTACATCGACTATGTCGACGTGCCGACCGCGTATGACAGTTTGATAACCCATCAGATTCCTGCGCTTATCGCCGGCGAGCCACCTTCTGGCGGCAAAACCAGTTCGGCGCAGATTGCATTTTATGATGCGACTAAAGCCAGTACTCAGGCGAGCGAGTTGGCGATAAATTCCGTGATCGCAGATAGTGCTGGAAATGCCCACATTCTGTATATGGGGATCACGGACACGAAGTCGACGGCAGCCACCGCAAATGCTGCGAAATCCTTCACCGCCAAGAGCTGTCCTGGTTGCACCTTCGACCTGGTGATGTATAATACCGCAAACCTCAATAAGGTGGCGTCACTGGCCAGCGCTGCCCTAATTTCGCATCCAAACACTAATTACGTGGTTGTAGAGGTGGACTCCGGTGAGCCGGCCGTCATCCAGGGGATCCAGTCGGCGGGATTCGCCAACAAGGTGAAGCTGACCGCTATCAGCGGGACTCTTCCGACCCTGCAAAAGATCGCGTCGGGGCAGCCGCCGGTGCAGCTATCAGACGTCGGTTCTAGCCCTGTCTACACAGGGTGGCAATGGGTTGATGCCGTCATCCGCATGATGAAAGGGCAGACGCCAGATTTCACGCCGCCAGTAACGCGTCTGTTTACCAAAGACAACGTCGCTGGGCTGACTCTCACCCCGGATGCGTATGCGTCTAACGCCTGGTACGGGCCAGATACATTCCAGAGCACCTTCAAGAAGGCTTGGGGAGTCGGGTAG
- a CDS encoding TetR/AcrR family transcriptional regulator, with amino-acid sequence MYEAAVELFIARGYDNITMDEIAERADVARATVFNHFQRKVEFLHEWSARRRQRAQDAIRRENLQSHSTRDILARYMHELAILNEETRRETVALMTATIHATNILDSPYLVQEIAGYVRRGQNAGETRKGIDAEQVGVLLATGYFATLNHWIKVDPHEFPLGPALEEMLKVVLHGIEEPRPQTARHHDDA; translated from the coding sequence GTGTACGAGGCCGCGGTAGAATTATTCATCGCGCGTGGTTACGACAACATCACCATGGACGAGATCGCCGAGAGGGCGGATGTCGCCCGGGCCACCGTTTTCAACCACTTCCAGCGCAAGGTGGAATTTCTTCACGAATGGAGCGCACGACGGCGGCAGCGCGCCCAGGATGCCATTAGGCGCGAGAATCTCCAATCTCACTCAACACGCGACATACTTGCCAGATATATGCACGAACTGGCGATTCTGAATGAGGAGACTCGTCGAGAGACCGTGGCGTTGATGACTGCGACCATCCACGCGACCAACATCCTCGACAGTCCGTATCTGGTGCAAGAGATCGCCGGTTACGTCCGCCGGGGCCAAAACGCCGGAGAGACACGGAAGGGGATCGACGCGGAGCAAGTCGGCGTACTGCTGGCCACAGGCTACTTCGCCACCTTGAATCATTGGATCAAGGTCGACCCGCACGAGTTCCCTCTCGGTCCGGCTCTGGAAGAAATGCTCAAGGTCGTGCTCCACGGCATTGAAGAGCCAAGACCGCAGACAGCCAGGCACCATGACGATGCCTGA
- a CDS encoding fumarylacetoacetate hydrolase family protein translates to MRLVTFVAGVQTPRFGILHDDVIIDPHAVLYADAGLRGVDTQSAGLHDVPREMVAFFESGDLGRAAAQRAIDVVVARDGSGDALIGPNGEPAVVSSADARLLAPVPRPRRIRDYLTYTEHAAGSGLAVPEAFAAMPICYKCNVETIIGPDEPLLWPGYTEQLDFELELGFFTNGHGRNLSPDEASGLIAGVTIFNDVSARDIQMFEMSLTIGPSKGKDFCTAMGPCVLTMDEVDEWDITMTARINDEVWASGTTEHRQFSFAEVLAWASLSEDVYPGEFLALGTVGGGCGLELDRWIQPGDVVELEASGIGTLRNTVGPKETYPPGAGIASYKGSPPVHVHH, encoded by the coding sequence ATGCGACTAGTGACGTTTGTGGCGGGCGTGCAGACGCCCAGGTTCGGCATCTTGCACGACGACGTGATCATCGACCCCCACGCGGTGCTGTATGCCGATGCGGGACTGCGCGGCGTGGACACCCAGTCGGCGGGCCTTCACGATGTCCCGCGCGAAATGGTCGCGTTCTTCGAAAGTGGGGACCTCGGGCGAGCGGCGGCGCAGCGTGCCATCGATGTGGTTGTCGCTCGGGACGGCTCCGGCGATGCGCTTATTGGACCAAACGGTGAGCCGGCGGTGGTTTCTAGCGCCGATGCACGGCTGCTGGCGCCCGTGCCCCGTCCCCGGCGGATTCGGGACTATTTGACCTACACCGAACATGCGGCCGGATCGGGATTGGCCGTCCCCGAGGCATTCGCGGCAATGCCTATCTGTTACAAGTGCAACGTTGAGACGATTATCGGTCCCGACGAACCGCTGCTGTGGCCGGGATACACCGAGCAATTGGATTTCGAGCTGGAGCTAGGTTTCTTCACGAATGGTCATGGGCGCAATCTGAGCCCAGACGAGGCGTCGGGATTGATTGCCGGCGTCACGATCTTCAACGACGTCAGTGCTCGCGATATTCAGATGTTCGAGATGAGCCTGACCATCGGTCCATCAAAAGGCAAGGACTTCTGTACGGCGATGGGTCCGTGCGTACTGACAATGGACGAGGTCGACGAGTGGGACATCACGATGACCGCGCGCATCAACGACGAGGTATGGGCCTCAGGCACGACTGAGCACCGTCAGTTCTCGTTCGCTGAGGTCTTGGCGTGGGCGTCGCTTTCTGAAGACGTCTACCCGGGTGAGTTTCTGGCGCTAGGCACGGTCGGTGGCGGCTGCGGACTCGAGCTCGACCGCTGGATCCAGCCGGGAGATGTCGTGGAGCTGGAGGCATCCGGGATTGGCACCCTTCGTAACACCGTGGGGCCCAAGGAGACCTATCCACCCGGCGCCGGAATAGCCAGTTACAAAGGATCACCGCCGGTGCACGTACACCACTGA
- a CDS encoding response regulator transcription factor, translated as MALRLLLADDDRAIRQSLERAMELEGYHVTSVADGVEAISALRRQSHDLVILDVMMPGVDGLGVCRVARADGLRLPILMLTAQVELGARVAGLDAGADDYLAKPFELEELFARLRALLRRAPVESSAASEQLVIGDLRIDPASRRAWWDRSELELSKTEFDLLELLGRNVGIVLTHATIYDRIWGYDFGPDSKNLAVYISYLRRKLDLAGAPQLIRTVRGVGYRLGETGDR; from the coding sequence ATGGCGCTCCGTTTATTGCTAGCCGATGATGACCGGGCAATCCGGCAATCCTTGGAACGGGCCATGGAACTTGAGGGGTATCACGTCACCTCGGTGGCCGACGGCGTCGAGGCGATCAGCGCGCTACGCCGGCAGTCGCATGATCTGGTGATTTTGGACGTGATGATGCCCGGGGTGGACGGTCTCGGGGTATGCCGAGTGGCCCGGGCCGACGGGCTGCGACTGCCGATCCTGATGCTGACCGCCCAGGTTGAACTCGGCGCTCGAGTAGCCGGTCTGGACGCCGGAGCCGACGACTATCTGGCCAAGCCGTTCGAGCTGGAGGAGCTTTTCGCTCGACTACGCGCGCTGTTGCGGCGCGCGCCAGTCGAATCCTCGGCGGCCTCCGAGCAGTTGGTGATCGGCGACCTAAGGATCGACCCGGCCAGCCGGAGAGCCTGGTGGGATCGCTCCGAGCTCGAGCTGTCGAAGACCGAGTTCGATCTGCTCGAGTTGTTGGGCCGCAACGTCGGGATTGTGTTGACGCATGCCACGATTTACGACCGAATCTGGGGATACGACTTCGGCCCGGACTCCAAGAACTTGGCGGTGTACATCAGTTACCTCCGCCGCAAGCTGGACCTGGCAGGGGCACCGCAACTCATCCGGACAGTGCGCGGTGTCGGCTATCGCCTCGGCGAGACGGGCGACCGATGA
- a CDS encoding ABC transporter permease — protein sequence MTMTKRTDKNEDARPPAPGERRGRVGGFVRERLNGLGARYALLLVWLAMAVVYGILMPDKFLNVSTVQAIFGSQSALLLLAVASLCTMVVGEFDLSFAGVMGVSATLVPVLVGLHHMNIVLACLIALAAAVVCGAINAFFIVKLGISSLIVTLGTASLYVGIAENIAHSNTVSVFNQTFSNLALTQFLGLPLSFYYGLVACLVFAYVLTWTPMGRHIVFVGANREVARLAGIRVDRVRATSYIVAGFVAGLAGILLVASVGGFDPTASANYLLPALAAVFLGTAIVKPGQFNPMGTFLGIYFLETGIIGLQLLGYAGWVEDVFYGAGLVLAVTAAVLIRSRTKTA from the coding sequence ATGACTATGACGAAGCGGACGGACAAGAACGAGGACGCCCGCCCTCCCGCACCGGGTGAGCGTCGTGGCAGGGTTGGCGGCTTTGTCAGGGAGCGGCTCAACGGGCTGGGCGCTCGGTACGCCTTGCTGCTGGTGTGGCTGGCCATGGCGGTGGTCTACGGCATCCTCATGCCGGACAAGTTCCTGAATGTGTCGACTGTCCAGGCGATTTTCGGTTCTCAGTCGGCCTTACTGCTCCTCGCGGTCGCATCGCTGTGCACCATGGTCGTCGGCGAGTTTGACTTGTCGTTCGCCGGCGTAATGGGCGTCTCGGCAACACTCGTCCCTGTCCTGGTCGGGCTGCACCACATGAACATCGTGCTGGCCTGTCTCATTGCCCTCGCCGCCGCGGTCGTATGCGGTGCCATCAACGCATTCTTCATCGTCAAGCTTGGTATTTCGTCGCTGATTGTCACGCTCGGAACGGCCAGCCTGTATGTGGGTATCGCAGAGAACATTGCGCACTCCAACACCGTCTCAGTTTTCAACCAGACGTTCTCCAATCTGGCGCTGACCCAGTTTCTCGGGCTGCCGCTGTCGTTCTACTACGGTCTCGTCGCGTGCTTGGTCTTTGCCTACGTGTTGACGTGGACACCGATGGGGCGGCACATCGTCTTTGTTGGGGCGAACCGAGAAGTGGCGCGGCTGGCCGGGATCAGGGTCGATCGCGTGCGGGCGACGAGCTACATCGTCGCCGGATTTGTCGCGGGTCTCGCCGGCATCCTTCTCGTCGCCTCTGTCGGCGGCTTCGACCCGACTGCGTCGGCGAACTATCTACTTCCGGCGCTCGCGGCGGTCTTCCTCGGAACTGCGATTGTCAAACCGGGACAGTTCAACCCGATGGGCACCTTCCTGGGAATTTACTTCCTTGAGACGGGCATCATTGGGCTCCAATTGCTTGGGTACGCGGGCTGGGTCGAGGACGTCTTTTACGGCGCCGGACTCGTGCTCGCGGTCACCGCCGCGGTGCTGATTCGCAGTCGTACCAAGACGGCCTGA
- a CDS encoding WD40/YVTN/BNR-like repeat-containing protein produces MRKNLAIGAVAALLVADVVLIGLAIRHTNTVPASSTSKSSSSTSQSQQSSSTAAATSTSAATTPAKKDAHRALLAVGGDGTILRSNGGDCTSGGTATVEYSTDKGATFKPASQQVSQVLRLSAQASNNFWFIGTDASCQPTLYRSRDGGATWVSESAGGAWYFSTDPTSTQIFSPDGAVEAGCTPVAFSTLSAQQAYVACSSGDVRVTKNRGAKWDTAGQLPNIAAIAFVNLSRGFALAATADCPAAAFTTEDAGTTWKQTACLPGTTPKAIDGVGDTVYAQVDDALQVSKDGAVTWNSTP; encoded by the coding sequence ATGCGCAAAAACCTCGCGATCGGCGCGGTAGCCGCCTTGCTCGTCGCCGACGTCGTGCTGATCGGCCTGGCCATCCGGCACACCAACACGGTTCCGGCCTCCTCAACGTCCAAGTCGTCCAGCTCGACATCGCAGTCGCAACAGAGCAGCAGTACTGCTGCGGCGACGAGCACGTCGGCGGCGACCACCCCGGCGAAGAAAGACGCGCATCGAGCGTTGCTTGCGGTCGGCGGCGACGGCACGATCTTGCGCAGCAACGGCGGGGACTGCACGTCCGGCGGCACCGCGACGGTCGAATACTCGACCGACAAGGGCGCGACGTTCAAGCCGGCCAGCCAGCAGGTCAGCCAGGTGCTGCGGCTATCTGCTCAGGCCTCTAACAACTTCTGGTTCATCGGCACCGACGCCAGTTGCCAGCCGACGCTCTATCGCTCGCGGGACGGCGGCGCCACCTGGGTCAGCGAGTCCGCCGGGGGAGCCTGGTATTTCAGCACCGACCCCACTTCGACGCAAATCTTCTCCCCGGACGGCGCCGTCGAGGCTGGCTGCACGCCGGTCGCATTCAGCACGCTGTCCGCGCAGCAGGCGTACGTCGCCTGCAGCAGCGGCGACGTACGCGTCACCAAAAACCGTGGCGCGAAGTGGGATACGGCCGGGCAGCTTCCCAATATTGCGGCGATCGCCTTCGTCAATCTCTCTCGCGGGTTCGCGCTCGCGGCGACCGCGGACTGCCCGGCAGCGGCCTTCACGACCGAGGACGCCGGCACGACCTGGAAGCAGACGGCATGCCTGCCCGGTACGACACCGAAGGCCATCGATGGTGTCGGTGACACGGTTTACGCGCAGGTCGACGACGCCCTGCAGGTCAGTAAGGACGGGGCGGTGACATGGAATTCGACCCCTTGA
- a CDS encoding HAMP domain-containing sensor histidine kinase translates to MSLRQKFVSAFAIIAAVVAIIVGWSAYRTTQHAMYNEINVSLSAAVNTVATGGTLDNTATSETGRGPGEHHDDAVVETAQSIATDGSITHLAGVTVSLPVSKKALAIAQGSPAGLRVEDRVTVGDVDYLVLTQSLGGDKGAVQVGRDLNESARVLDHLAIVTLLVGLGVLFLAAAAGWLLARRITRRLTLLAAKAETVSWDGAEGTDFAMQGRDEVGRLGSSLQSMVNQLSASKLAQQRLVQNAGHELRTPLTSLRTNVSVLRRFSELSPQSQQRLLDDVDGESKELTNLVNELIELAMDRRESEAAEPVDLAALTRPLAARFEHRSQREVIVHGPDTVLLNGRPQALTRAISNLLDNAMKFDTGQTPIEVTIADTGVEVCDRGPGLGDGDSARIFDRFYRTDGARSMPGSGLGLAIVAEVAAAHGGVPTAASRSGGGARIGFTFGPETLLPNSNRPPTKDEDDPPII, encoded by the coding sequence ATGAGTCTGCGCCAGAAGTTTGTCTCCGCGTTCGCGATCATCGCGGCCGTCGTGGCGATCATCGTCGGCTGGTCGGCGTACCGGACAACCCAACATGCCATGTACAACGAGATCAACGTTTCGCTCTCCGCGGCGGTCAACACGGTAGCCACCGGTGGCACGCTGGACAACACCGCGACCAGCGAAACTGGCCGGGGGCCCGGAGAACACCACGACGACGCGGTGGTCGAGACGGCACAGTCGATCGCAACTGACGGGTCCATCACTCACCTGGCCGGGGTAACCGTCAGCCTGCCGGTCAGCAAAAAGGCGCTGGCGATCGCGCAGGGATCGCCCGCGGGGCTGAGAGTCGAAGACCGGGTAACCGTTGGAGACGTGGACTATTTGGTCTTGACCCAGTCGCTCGGCGGCGACAAGGGCGCCGTGCAAGTCGGGCGAGACCTCAACGAATCGGCACGCGTGCTCGACCACCTCGCCATCGTCACCCTGCTCGTAGGACTCGGGGTCCTGTTCCTAGCCGCGGCGGCGGGGTGGCTGCTGGCGCGGCGTATCACTCGGCGGCTGACGCTGCTCGCCGCCAAGGCCGAGACAGTGAGCTGGGATGGCGCCGAGGGCACCGATTTCGCCATGCAGGGCCGCGACGAGGTGGGTCGATTAGGTTCATCGCTGCAGTCGATGGTCAATCAGCTGTCGGCCTCAAAACTGGCGCAGCAGCGATTGGTGCAGAATGCCGGCCACGAGTTGCGCACACCGCTGACCAGCCTCCGCACCAACGTGAGCGTGCTGCGACGATTCAGCGAACTGTCGCCGCAGTCCCAGCAACGATTGCTCGACGATGTCGACGGCGAGAGCAAGGAACTGACCAACTTAGTCAACGAACTCATCGAACTTGCGATGGACCGTCGTGAAAGCGAAGCCGCCGAACCGGTCGACCTCGCTGCGCTCACCCGGCCGCTGGCAGCGAGGTTTGAACACCGCAGCCAACGCGAAGTCATAGTGCACGGGCCCGACACGGTGCTGCTGAACGGTCGTCCCCAAGCGCTAACCCGAGCTATCTCGAATCTGTTGGACAACGCGATGAAATTCGACACCGGGCAGACCCCGATCGAGGTGACCATCGCCGACACCGGTGTCGAGGTCTGCGACCGAGGGCCGGGGCTCGGCGACGGCGACTCGGCCAGGATTTTCGATCGCTTCTATCGAACTGACGGCGCGCGGAGTATGCCCGGATCGGGCCTTGGGCTGGCGATCGTCGCCGAGGTCGCCGCCGCGCACGGAGGTGTGCCCACGGCCGCGTCCCGATCCGGTGGCGGCGCCCGGATTGGGTTCACTTTTGGTCCCGAGACGCTCTTACCCAATTCCAACCGTCCGCCAACGAAAGATGAGGACGACCCGCCCATTATTTGA
- a CDS encoding MBL fold metallo-hydrolase: MAIDAIPYTKGSHRLTERCHAWLVPDGTWGWSNAGLVTGHGQSLLVDTLFDLPMTREMLAGLRPITDEAPIRTVVNTHANGDHWFGNELVADAEIIASKSTAEEMAANGPDLILGLFEQPGATGRFARHAMGQFEFKGITPTPATRTFEKELQLDVGGTEVRVYELGPAHTAGDSVVVVPAEKTLYAGDLLFIGGTPISWAGPVSNWVAACKFMLDLDVDFIVPGHGPVTDKGGVQDVMDYLVFVEKEATARHDAGMSPEDAMRDINLGRFDQLDERGRLAQNVLAVYYELDPSLERQDTLEVFRRIAELEGFTD, from the coding sequence ATGGCAATCGACGCCATTCCGTACACAAAAGGTAGTCATCGACTTACTGAGCGCTGCCACGCCTGGCTCGTTCCGGACGGGACCTGGGGGTGGAGCAACGCGGGTTTGGTCACCGGCCACGGGCAGTCGCTGCTGGTTGACACCTTGTTCGACTTACCGATGACCAGGGAGATGTTGGCCGGCCTCCGGCCGATCACCGATGAGGCGCCGATCCGGACCGTCGTCAACACACACGCCAACGGCGATCACTGGTTCGGTAACGAACTCGTGGCCGACGCGGAGATAATCGCCTCGAAGAGCACCGCCGAAGAGATGGCGGCCAACGGCCCCGACTTGATTCTCGGTCTCTTCGAGCAGCCGGGGGCGACCGGACGATTCGCGCGTCACGCTATGGGGCAGTTCGAGTTCAAGGGCATCACGCCGACTCCTGCAACACGCACCTTCGAGAAGGAGTTGCAACTGGATGTCGGCGGAACCGAGGTGCGCGTCTACGAGCTCGGTCCCGCGCACACAGCCGGCGATAGCGTCGTCGTCGTGCCAGCCGAGAAGACTTTGTACGCCGGGGATCTGCTGTTCATCGGAGGCACGCCGATCAGCTGGGCCGGCCCCGTCAGTAACTGGGTCGCGGCCTGCAAGTTCATGCTCGATCTCGATGTGGACTTCATCGTGCCCGGGCACGGGCCGGTCACTGATAAAGGCGGGGTCCAAGACGTGATGGACTACCTGGTCTTCGTAGAAAAGGAAGCAACCGCGCGCCACGATGCTGGGATGAGCCCTGAGGACGCGATGCGCGATATCAACCTGGGTAGGTTCGACCAACTCGACGAGCGTGGTCGGCTGGCGCAGAACGTCCTGGCGGTCTACTACGAACTCGATCCCTCGCTCGAGCGCCAGGACACCCTTGAAGTTTTCCGCAGGATCGCGGAGCTGGAGGGGTTCACTGACTGA
- a CDS encoding LCP family protein produces MADDSREDPSYDDDLTLDDIGEEAPEDAAAAGAPKKKGFVRRHKVLTGFLTLVVLLVGSVVGFGLYLNGKLSNIDTYTSQIDPSNRVPREDTGKSGPPALNILMMGADHSDAGSIAQQLASGKWDKGSMRSDTIMIVHIPSDRSAAYVVSLPRDSWVPVPGYGTNKINAAFSYGGPDLAVQTVEQLTNMHIDHVVMIDWNGFKDLTNALGGVEVNIPGEGVQKLQGQAALDYVRTRKTLPNGDFDRVKRQQNFLRQVMKQTFDSVSITNIGMLTNILGIFTSNTTVDSAFTPSLMRDLAWEMRGVKSSNIHFMTAPYTGTGMVGDQSVVHLNAEQDALLFAAMKKDEMQKYIQQYKPAQLDSPDKIN; encoded by the coding sequence GTGGCTGACGATTCGCGAGAGGATCCGTCGTACGACGACGATCTGACCCTGGACGACATCGGTGAAGAGGCGCCCGAGGATGCAGCGGCCGCCGGCGCACCGAAGAAGAAGGGCTTCGTCCGGCGGCACAAGGTGCTCACCGGGTTTCTGACTCTCGTCGTACTGCTCGTCGGTTCGGTCGTCGGCTTCGGGCTCTACCTCAACGGCAAGCTCAGCAACATCGACACCTATACCAGCCAAATCGACCCGTCCAACCGCGTGCCGCGCGAGGACACCGGCAAATCCGGCCCGCCCGCTCTGAACATCCTGATGATGGGCGCCGACCACAGCGACGCGGGATCCATCGCGCAGCAGCTCGCCAGCGGCAAGTGGGACAAGGGTTCCATGCGTTCGGACACCATCATGATCGTGCACATCCCGTCCGACCGTTCCGCCGCGTACGTCGTATCGCTGCCCCGCGACTCGTGGGTCCCGGTGCCCGGCTACGGCACCAACAAGATCAACGCTGCCTTCTCGTACGGCGGGCCCGACCTCGCCGTCCAGACCGTCGAACAGCTCACCAACATGCACATCGACCACGTCGTGATGATCGATTGGAACGGCTTCAAGGACCTGACCAACGCGCTCGGCGGCGTCGAGGTCAACATCCCCGGCGAAGGCGTGCAGAAGCTGCAGGGCCAGGCCGCGCTCGACTACGTACGCACCCGCAAGACGCTGCCGAACGGCGACTTCGACCGGGTCAAGCGGCAGCAGAACTTCCTGCGCCAGGTCATGAAGCAAACCTTCGACTCGGTGTCGATCACCAATATCGGCATGCTGACCAACATCCTGGGCATCTTCACCAGCAATACGACCGTTGACTCCGCCTTCACGCCGTCGTTGATGCGCGATCTGGCCTGGGAGATGCGTGGCGTCAAGTCCTCCAACATCCACTTCATGACCGCGCCGTACACCGGCACCGGCATGGTCGGCGACCAGAGCGTCGTACACCTCAACGCCGAGCAGGACGCGCTGCTGTTCGCGGCGATGAAGAAAGACGAGATGCAGAAGTACATCCAGCAGTACAAGCCCGCTCAGCTCGACAGCCCGGACAAGATTAACTAG
- a CDS encoding sugar ABC transporter ATP-binding protein codes for MDNAAMAGDAARLDVQSLSKTFGTAKVLDNVALSVSAGEIHGVAGQNGSGKSTLVKILTGFHQPDPGGVYVVDGVAMRHPVRWREVHAAGVSVVHQDLGLLDQLTVAENVCVGGFPTSRFGYIDRTARDRVTRETLARLGVDLAPHKSVGSLTAAERAEVAIARAMRDHDGGSGLIILDESTRALTGEDLARIHALLGRIATAGSAVLIISHNLPELLAITDRMTILRDGRVAGAGLVTRDLSEAEIARRMLGAEVAAIAPRSTRVVRPTAAAVEVSALRSPRIGPLEFSIAAGEVLGLTGVPGNGYEEIPYLMTGATRAESGQLRVGGKTVNLSNSSVSRCIRAGVVLVPERRDRDGLAYELSVRDNISLPALRSRGRPWYVAQRWQREEAKEAGDLFDIRPRNPLLLVKQLSGGNQQKVLLAKWMALAPALVVLHEPTQAVDVGARQDILASVERAADNGASVLLVSSEPEDLALACDRVLILDEQGLSPAKALTTDTILEQIYAQKPESAGSHP; via the coding sequence ATGGACAACGCGGCGATGGCCGGCGACGCAGCGCGTCTCGATGTCCAGTCATTGTCCAAGACCTTCGGTACCGCGAAGGTCTTGGACAATGTGGCGTTGAGCGTCTCGGCCGGCGAGATTCACGGAGTGGCCGGCCAGAACGGGTCGGGAAAATCGACGCTGGTAAAGATCCTCACGGGCTTTCACCAGCCCGATCCAGGTGGTGTCTACGTCGTGGACGGGGTAGCGATGCGGCATCCGGTGCGGTGGCGCGAGGTGCACGCGGCAGGCGTGTCGGTGGTACACCAGGATCTTGGGCTACTCGATCAACTGACGGTCGCAGAGAACGTCTGCGTCGGTGGATTTCCGACGTCCCGCTTTGGATACATCGACCGGACCGCGCGTGATCGAGTCACGCGCGAGACGCTCGCGCGGCTCGGCGTCGATCTGGCCCCGCACAAGTCAGTCGGCTCCTTGACGGCCGCTGAGCGGGCCGAAGTGGCGATCGCTCGCGCGATGCGTGACCACGACGGTGGGTCGGGGCTCATCATCTTAGATGAATCAACCCGAGCGCTGACCGGTGAAGACCTAGCCCGAATACACGCGTTGCTCGGGAGGATCGCGACGGCCGGCAGTGCGGTGCTGATCATCAGCCACAACCTGCCCGAGTTGTTGGCCATCACGGACCGGATGACCATTCTGCGGGATGGCCGAGTAGCTGGTGCAGGGTTGGTCACGCGCGATCTGTCCGAAGCCGAGATAGCGCGACGCATGTTGGGCGCGGAAGTGGCCGCTATCGCGCCACGTTCGACCAGGGTTGTGCGCCCAACCGCCGCAGCGGTCGAGGTGAGCGCCTTGAGGAGTCCCCGTATCGGTCCACTCGAGTTCAGCATCGCCGCCGGCGAGGTGTTGGGACTGACCGGGGTGCCAGGCAACGGCTACGAAGAGATCCCATACCTTATGACCGGCGCGACACGGGCCGAGTCCGGACAGCTACGAGTTGGCGGCAAGACAGTGAACCTGTCCAATTCCTCAGTGTCCCGGTGTATCCGCGCAGGGGTAGTACTCGTGCCCGAACGACGAGACCGCGACGGGCTGGCCTACGAACTCAGCGTGCGCGACAACATCAGCCTTCCGGCCTTGCGTAGTCGCGGGCGTCCTTGGTACGTCGCGCAGCGGTGGCAGCGCGAGGAGGCTAAAGAAGCCGGCGACCTCTTCGACATCCGTCCGCGAAACCCACTGTTGTTGGTGAAGCAGCTCAGCGGCGGCAACCAACAGAAGGTCCTGCTGGCCAAATGGATGGCGCTGGCCCCAGCCCTCGTCGTGCTCCACGAGCCCACGCAGGCCGTGGACGTCGGAGCCCGTCAAGACATCCTCGCGAGCGTTGAACGCGCCGCCGACAACGGCGCGAGTGTTCTGCTGGTCAGCAGCGAGCCGGAGGACCTGGCGCTCGCCTGCGACCGCGTCCTGATCCTCGACGAGCAGGGACTATCCCCGGCCAAGGCGCTGACCACCGACACCATCCTGGAACAGATCTACGCCCAAAAGCCCGAGTCGGCAGGGAGCCATCCATGA